One region of Oncorhynchus nerka isolate Pitt River linkage group LG22, Oner_Uvic_2.0, whole genome shotgun sequence genomic DNA includes:
- the LOC115105532 gene encoding adenosine receptor A2b: MNSYYIVFEILIAILSISGNVLVCWSVAINTTLKTATNYFLVSLAVADILVGCLAIPFAITISIGILLDFYGCLFLACFVLVLTQSSIFSLLAVAIDRYLAINIPLRYKELVTGTRARRIIAILWILSFVIGLIPFLGWNLKVSSCRQNVSSSLTNGSSVGETSTTIAPLVDDLSSIKLTCQFENVVDMHYMVYFNFFGCVLPPLLIMLGIYVKIFTVARKQMHQIELKCSVSSNRGSHHHGLLQREIRAAKSLSIIVGLFALCWLPVHILNCLTLFYKDLYKPAPVMYIAIMLSHANSAVNPIIYAYRIQDFRNTFRKILTRQVLCQREELYLHSSNGSRRNRDQIHMTIDPLL; this comes from the exons ATGAATTCGTACTACATAGTATTTGAGATATTAATAGCAATATTGTCCATATCTGGCAATGTATTGGTTTGCTGGTCTGTCGCCATCAACACCACTCTGAAAACAGCAACTAACTACTTTTTGGTGTCTTTGGCTGTGGCAGATATTTTGGTGGGTTGCCTTGCCATCCCCTTTGCCATAACAATAAGCATCGGTATCCTTTTGGACTTCTATGGATGTCTTTTTCTTGCCTGTTTTGTTTTGGTACTGACTCAAAGCTCAATTTTCAGCCTCCTTGCAGTTGCAATTGATAGATATTTGGCCATCAATATACCCCTCAG GTACAAGGAGCTGGTGACAGGCACGAGGGCCAGAAGAATCATTGCTATTTTATGGATCCTGTCCTTTGTCATCGGCCTCATCCCTTTCCTGGGTTGGAACCTGAAGGTTTCTTCCTGCCGTCAGAATGTCTCCAGCAGCCTGACAAATGGCAGCTCTGTGGGGGAAACCAGTACCACTATTGCCCCTCTGGTGGACGATCTGAGCAGCATCAAGCTCACCTGCCAGTTTGAGAATGTGGTGGACATGCACTACATGGTCTATTTCAACTTCTTTGGCTGCGTCCTGCCTCCTCTGCTTATCATGCTGGGCATCTATGTGAAGATCTTCACTGTGGCCCGCAAACAGATGCAccaaattgagctcaagtgctcGGTGAGCAGCAATAGGGGCAGCCACCATCACGGGCTGCTTCAGCGCGAGATCCGTGCGGCCAAGTCTCTGTCCATCATTGTGGGGCTGTTTGCCCTCTGCTGGCTGCCCGTGCACATCCTCAACTGCCTGACCCTGTTCTACAAGGACCTGTACAAGCCGGCCCCAGTCATGTACATAGCCATCATGCTGTCGCACGCCAACTCCGCTGTCAATCCCATTATCTATGCCTACCGCATCCAGGACTTCAGGAACACCTTCCGCAAGATCCTGACGCGTCAAGTCCTGTGTCAGAGGGAGGAGCtctacctccactcctccaatggAAGCAGGCGGAACAGAGACCAGATCCACATGACCATTGACCCATTACTCTGA